A section of the Canis lupus baileyi chromosome 5, mCanLup2.hap1, whole genome shotgun sequence genome encodes:
- the SKIDA1 gene encoding SKI/DACH domain-containing protein 1: MGDLKSGFEEVDGVRLGYLIIKGKQMFALSQVFTDLLKNIPRTTVHKRMDHLKVKKHHCDLEELRKLKAINSIAFHAAKCTLISREDVEALYTSCKTERVLKTKRRRVGRALATKAPPPERAAAAAASPRPGFWKDKHQLWRGLSGAARPLPISAQSPRPGAAAARPAAHLPQIFSKYPGSHYPEIVRSPCKPPLNYETAPLQGNYVAFHSDPAYFRSLLCSKHPAAAAAAAAAAAAAAAAAAYYQASAAGPQPKAAAGAGGRVSLTYRCKRKRGGAKDCLLAPHAGARRLLLLPRSYKAKAAAAAAAAAAAAAAGATCLERFHLVNGFCAPPHHHHHHHHHHHHHHHRAQQPQPNHPPPHHHRPHPHLGGFPESCSSDSESSSYSDHAANDSDFGSSLSSSSNSVSSEEEEEEGEEEEEEEEEEEEEEEEGGSGASDSSEVSSEEEDSSTESDSSSGSSQVSVQSIRFRRTSFCKPPSVQAQANFLYHLASAAAATKPAAFEDAGRLPDLKSSVKAESPEEWNLPGWAPKASPVYCPASLGSCFAEIRNDRVSEITFPHSEISSTVKRTDLTINCLAEGASSPSPKTNNAFPQQRILREARKCLQATPTTHCADNNTIAARFLNNDSSGAAANSEKDSKIPHCAEFATDLSSSQTDSEVDAAAGAAAATRAENPCTKTGDKTLPFLHNIKIKVEDSSANEEYEPDLITNKLKCECNDTKGEFYSVIESKEEDALLTTAKEEGFACPEKETPSLNPLAQSQGLSCTLGSPKPEDGEYKFGARVRKNYRTLVLGKRPVLQTPPVKPNLKSARSPRPTGKTETHEGTLDDFTVINRRKKVASNVASAVKRPFNFMANFPCPPSLIIGKDGDLWPAYSLNTTKDSQPPHKAHPIWKWQLGGSAIPLPPSHKFRKFNS; this comes from the coding sequence ATGGGAGACCTGAAGTCAGGTTTTGAAGAGGTGGATGGCGTGAGGCTCGGCTACCTCATCATTAAAGGAAAGCAAATGTTTGCCCTCTCCCAAGTCTTCACGGATCTGCTGAAAAACATCCCGAGGACGACCGTGCACAAGCGCATGGATCATTTGAAAGTGAAAAAGCACCACTGCGATCTGGAGGAGTTGCGGAAACTCAAGGCAATCAACAGCATCGCCTTCCACGCCGCCAAATGCACGCTCATCTCTCGGGAAGACGTGGAAGCGCTGTACACCTCCTGCAAAACCGAGCGCGTCCTCAAGACCAAGCGCAGGAGAGTCGGCCGGGCCCTGGCCACAAAGGCGCCGCCGCCAgagcgcgccgccgccgccgccgccagccccCGCCCGGGTTTTTGGAAGGACAAGCACCAACTTTGGCGGGGCCTGAGCGGAGCCGCGCGGCCCCTGCCAATCAGCGCGCAGTCCCCGCgcccgggcgccgccgccgcACGCCCCGCCGCCCATCTACCTCAGATTTTTAGCAAATACCCGGGCTCGCACTACCCGGAAATCGTGCGCTCGCCTTGCAAACCCCCTCTAAACTATGAAACTGCCCCGCTCCAGGGAAACTACGTTGCTTTCCACTCGGACCCCGCTTATTTTCGGAGCCTGCTGTGCAGCAAGCatccggccgccgccgccgccgccgccgctgccgccgccgccgccgccgccgccgccgcctacTACCAGGCGTCGGCGGCCGGGCCCCAGCCCaaggcggcggcgggcgcgggcggtcGGGTGAGCCTGACCTACCGGTGCAAGCGCAAGCGCGGGGGCGCCAAGGACTGCCTGCTCGCGCCCCACGCCGGCGCCCGccgcctgctgctgctgcccaggtCCTACAAAGccaaggcggcggcggcggcggcggcagcggcggcggcggcggccgccggGGCCACTTGCCTGGAGAGATTTCATCTGGTCAACGGCTTCTGCGcgcctccccaccaccaccaccaccaccaccaccaccaccaccaccatcaccaccggGCCCAGCAGCCGCAGCCGAACCACCCCCCCCCACATCACCACCGGCCTCATCCCCATCTCGGCGGCTTTCCCGAGAGTTGTAGCAGCGACTCGGAGTCCAGCTCCTACTCGGACCATGCAGCCAACGACTCAGATTTTGGCTCCAGTCTGTCCAGCTCCAGCAACTCTGTGTCCtcggaggaagaggaggaggagggagaagaggaggaggaggaggaggaagaggaggaggaggaggaggaggaggggggcagtGGGGCCTCGGATTCCAGCGAAGTCAGCTCGGAGGAGGAGGACTCATCCACGGAGTCGGACTCCAGCTCCGGCTCCAGCCAAGTGTCAGTGCAGAGCATCCGTTTCAGACGCACCAGCTTCTGCAAGCCTCCCAGTGTGCAGGCTCAGGCCAACTTCTTGTACCATCTGGCCTCCGCCGCCGCTGCAACCAAACCCGCTGCTTTCGAGGATGCCGGCAGACTTCCCGACCTCAAGAGTAGTGTCAAAGCGGAGTCGCCGGAGGAGTGGAATCTGCCGGGCTGGGCCCCCAAAGCGTCTCCGGTGTACTGCCCGGCCAGCCTGGGGAGTTGTTTCGCAGAGATAAGGAACGATAGGGTATCTGAGATTACATTCCCACACTCTGAAATTTCCAGTACTGTAAAGAGAACTGACCTGACAATTAACTGCCTGGCGGAGGGGGCCTCTTCACCTAGCCCAAAGACAAACAATGCATTTCCACAACAAAGAATACTCCGAGAGGCTAGGAAATGCCTACAAGCAACTCCTACTACACACTGTGCAGATAACAACACAATAGCCGCTAGGTTCTTAAATAATGATTCTTCAGGAGCAGCAGCAAATTCTGAAAAAGATTCCAAAATCCCTCATTGTGCTGAATTTGCTACGGATTTGTCCTCTTCACAAACTGACTCCGAGGTGGatgcagcagcaggagcagcagcagccaccaGAGCTGAGAATCCCTGCACTAAGACAGGAGACAAAACCTTGCCATTTCTGCACAATATTAAAATCAAAGTAGAAGACAGTAGTGCTAATGAAGAATATGAACCTGACCTTATTACAAATAAGCTTAAGTGTGAGTGCAATGATACAAAGGGTGAGTTTTACAGTGTGATTGAAAGTAAAGAGGAGGACGCCTTGTTAACTACAGCCAAGGAAGAAGGTTTTGCATGCCCTGAAAAAGAAACTCCTTCCTTAAATCCACTGGCTCAGAGTCAGGGCCTTTCATGCACTTTAGGTTCTCCAAAACCTGAGGATGGGGAATATAAATTTGGTGCCAGGGTGAGAAAGAATTACCGGACACTAGTACTGGGAAAGCGACCTGTACTTCAGACACCTCCAGTCAAACCAAATTTGAAATCAGCTAGAAGTCCTCGTCCTACAGGTAAAACTGAGACACATGAAGGAACACTGGATGATTTTACAGTTATAAACAGACGCAAAAAGGTAGCCAGCAATGTAGCATCAGCAGTGAAAAGGCCATTTAATTTCATGGCAAATTTTCCTTGTCCACCATCACTCATTATTGGGAAGGATGGGGATTTGTGGCCGGCGTATTCCTTAAACACCACTAAGGATTCCCAACCTCCTCACAAGGCCCATCCTATATGGAAATGGCAGCTGGGCGGTTCTGCAATACCTCTTCCACCTAGTCacaaattcaggaaatttaattCATAA